A stretch of Exiguobacterium sp. BMC-KP DNA encodes these proteins:
- a CDS encoding MBL fold metallo-hydrolase, protein MEIVMITSGMASENGYLLFKDKECLVIDPGTEDMRFFDEIESRGASLKGILLTHAHFDHIGGVDMLRRFTKAPVYVHTEEAGWLGNPEWNGSAKFGMPPMRMKPADQMLQPGRLTIGSFSMHVLETPGHSPGSVTFYFKGERIAFGGDLLFQQGVGRTDLYGGDQDVLMRSLDRIIAELPADTTVYPGHGPSTTIRQEMKSNPFL, encoded by the coding sequence ATGGAAATCGTAATGATCACTTCCGGTATGGCATCTGAAAATGGTTATTTATTGTTTAAGGACAAAGAATGTCTCGTTATTGATCCTGGGACAGAGGATATGCGTTTTTTCGATGAAATTGAAAGTCGAGGAGCATCTTTAAAAGGAATCTTGTTGACGCATGCCCATTTTGACCATATCGGAGGTGTCGATATGTTACGGCGTTTTACAAAAGCACCGGTTTATGTTCATACGGAAGAAGCAGGCTGGCTTGGTAATCCAGAATGGAATGGTTCAGCAAAATTCGGTATGCCACCAATGCGGATGAAACCAGCAGACCAAATGTTGCAACCAGGACGATTGACAATTGGTAGCTTTTCGATGCATGTATTAGAGACGCCTGGTCATTCACCAGGAAGTGTGACGTTCTACTTCAAAGGAGAGCGGATTGCGTTCGGTGGAGATCTCTTATTCCAGCAAGGAGTAGGGCGGACGGATCTTTATGGTGGGGATCAGGATGTGTTGATGCGTTCACTTGATCGAATCATTGCTGAACTACCGGCAGATACAACGGTTTATCCGGGGCACGGTCCGAGTACGACGATTCGTCAGGAAATGAAATCTAATCCATTCCTATAA
- a CDS encoding LTA synthase family protein, protein MQQDANIWSRMRLKMGQGVRSTYKEHKLFWIATLLIWLKTYLAYTLFFNVPVTNSAQAFILLINPISSALFMFGFSFFFRGNVQKWFIYGTLFVATLVLYADIIFFRFFNDYLTLPVLFQTSNAETVSASLGSLLSWADLLIVGDLIILPFFLRKMDMSKNVASRGRAILAFVAAVVVFLGNLTLAETERPELLTRAFDRELLVKNIGTFNFHMYDALIQSKTSAQKALADSSELSEVQNFIDSKHAAPNPAMFGKYKGKNVIVVSFESAQSFAVGLKAPNGQEITPNLNKLIKQSHSWDNFYHNTGQGKTSDAEFILENSIYPLGRGSAFFTNGENEFRATPEMLKEDGYYSAVFHANNKSFWNRDIVYNSFGVDRFFSETDYDLGDPADLTEWGLLDDKFFEQSLPMLKDLPRPFYSKFITLTNHYPFEMPKPEDELVPPLETSSTTLNHYVQALAYQDMALGKFIEGLKKDGTWDDTIFMVYGDHYGISTNHNAAMAELMKKDELTSYDVAQLQRVPFVIHLPGQSKGVKHENVASQIDIKPTLLHLLGHDFKNEVLFGTDLFSKQHKDYALFRDGSVVTDKTVYTQETCYDRKTGEEVDGELAEMCKQSTKQSEKELELSDKVIYGDLLRFLQTSK, encoded by the coding sequence ATGCAGCAAGACGCAAACATCTGGTCGCGAATGCGCCTAAAGATGGGTCAAGGCGTTCGCAGCACTTATAAAGAGCACAAACTCTTTTGGATTGCGACCTTATTGATTTGGTTAAAAACGTATTTAGCGTATACACTTTTCTTCAACGTTCCCGTAACGAACTCTGCGCAAGCATTCATTCTACTAATTAATCCAATTAGTTCAGCGCTCTTCATGTTCGGGTTCAGCTTCTTTTTCCGAGGAAATGTTCAAAAATGGTTCATCTACGGCACACTATTCGTCGCGACACTCGTTTTATATGCGGACATCATTTTCTTCCGCTTCTTCAATGACTATCTGACGTTGCCAGTACTGTTCCAAACTTCGAACGCGGAGACGGTCTCTGCTTCACTTGGATCCCTTTTAAGCTGGGCTGACTTACTAATCGTCGGCGATTTGATCATCTTACCGTTTTTCTTACGGAAAATGGACATGTCAAAAAACGTCGCGTCACGCGGACGTGCGATTCTCGCATTCGTTGCAGCAGTCGTCGTTTTCCTTGGAAACTTGACGCTTGCTGAGACAGAACGCCCAGAATTATTGACACGTGCTTTTGACCGGGAATTACTCGTTAAAAACATTGGAACATTTAACTTCCATATGTATGACGCACTCATCCAGTCGAAGACATCTGCGCAAAAAGCACTTGCAGATAGCTCTGAATTATCAGAAGTGCAGAACTTCATCGATTCGAAACATGCTGCACCGAACCCTGCTATGTTTGGGAAATACAAAGGTAAGAACGTTATCGTCGTATCTTTTGAATCGGCTCAATCGTTTGCAGTTGGCTTAAAAGCACCAAACGGTCAAGAGATTACACCGAACCTGAATAAATTGATCAAGCAATCTCATTCATGGGATAACTTCTATCATAATACAGGACAAGGGAAAACGTCAGATGCCGAATTTATTCTTGAGAACTCAATCTATCCACTTGGTCGAGGATCTGCATTCTTTACGAATGGGGAGAACGAATTCCGTGCAACACCTGAAATGTTGAAAGAAGATGGCTATTATTCAGCTGTTTTCCATGCGAATAATAAGTCATTCTGGAATCGAGACATCGTCTACAATAGCTTTGGCGTCGATCGTTTCTTCTCGGAGACGGATTATGATTTAGGGGACCCAGCAGATTTGACGGAGTGGGGCTTGCTCGATGACAAGTTCTTCGAACAGTCACTACCGATGTTAAAAGATTTACCACGTCCGTTCTATTCAAAGTTCATCACGTTAACGAACCACTATCCATTTGAGATGCCAAAACCAGAAGACGAACTTGTACCACCGCTTGAGACGAGTTCTACGACGCTCAATCATTACGTTCAGGCACTGGCATATCAAGATATGGCACTCGGTAAATTCATTGAAGGTCTGAAAAAAGATGGTACGTGGGATGATACGATCTTCATGGTCTATGGTGATCATTATGGTATTTCGACAAACCATAATGCTGCGATGGCAGAGCTTATGAAAAAAGATGAATTAACATCGTATGATGTTGCGCAACTTCAACGTGTGCCATTCGTGATCCATTTGCCGGGTCAATCGAAAGGTGTTAAACACGAAAATGTTGCGAGTCAAATCGATATCAAACCAACATTGCTTCACCTGTTAGGTCATGATTTCAAGAATGAGGTCTTGTTCGGTACCGATCTCTTCTCGAAACAACATAAAGATTATGCGTTGTTCCGTGACGGTTCTGTCGTAACAGACAAAACGGTCTACACGCAAGAAACATGTTATGACCGCAAGACAGGAGAAGAAGTAGATGGGGAACTAGCAGAGATGTGTAAACAGTCCACGAAACAATCTGAGAAAGAATTAGAACTCTCAGATAAAGTCATCTATGGTGACTTGCTCCGTTTCCTGCAAACTTCAAAATAA
- a CDS encoding Spx/MgsR family RNA polymerase-binding regulatory protein, which translates to MANELVFFTYPSCTSCRKTKSWLKEEHVDVEERHLFRNAPTVDELMELLKLSTDGIESLLATRSQAFKDLGIDIEDMKLSELLRLMSDNPKLLRRPIITDGKQLVIGYDKPGLETLAKRKHRTIAHVS; encoded by the coding sequence ATGGCGAATGAACTAGTCTTTTTCACATATCCAAGTTGTACATCATGTCGTAAAACGAAATCATGGTTAAAAGAGGAACATGTTGATGTAGAGGAACGTCATCTGTTCAGAAATGCTCCAACAGTTGATGAACTCATGGAACTGTTGAAATTATCGACGGATGGGATTGAAAGTTTGCTCGCAACACGCAGCCAAGCTTTTAAAGACCTCGGTATTGATATTGAAGACATGAAACTTAGTGAGTTATTACGCCTCATGAGTGACAATCCGAAATTGTTACGCCGCCCGATCATCACTGATGGAAAACAACTCGTTATCGGTTACGATAAACCAGGTCTTGAGACATTGGCGAAGCGTAAACATCGGACAATTGCACACGTATCCTAA
- a CDS encoding DUF2626 family protein, producing MGRMYRVLGFWTGIIAVMAFIGALGGDASSSEHTDSFLVMGFVFLAQTVFFAALGYLRLTEKTYVYIFGAYLTVFFIVFTYWSNFQM from the coding sequence ATGGGGAGAATGTACCGCGTACTCGGTTTCTGGACTGGTATTATCGCAGTCATGGCATTTATCGGCGCATTGGGTGGCGATGCAAGCTCAAGTGAGCATACGGATTCATTTTTAGTCATGGGCTTTGTCTTCTTGGCACAAACCGTCTTTTTTGCAGCGCTTGGTTACTTGCGCTTAACTGAAAAAACGTATGTCTACATCTTTGGAGCTTACTTAACTGTATTTTTCATCGTCTTTACGTACTGGTCGAATTTCCAGATGTAA
- a CDS encoding competence type IV pilus major pilin ComGC — protein MKQFLKRQDGFTLLEMAAVLLIISLLLLVLIPTMTSGKDQAKGVSCEANIRVIRSEVNLYYAKEKKYPESLQTINRGTADKPNALVCDQETYTYDPKTGELTK, from the coding sequence ATGAAACAATTCTTAAAACGACAAGATGGATTCACCTTACTTGAAATGGCAGCTGTCTTACTGATCATCTCATTGTTACTGCTCGTCTTGATTCCGACGATGACGAGCGGGAAAGATCAAGCGAAAGGTGTCAGTTGCGAAGCGAACATTCGGGTCATTCGGTCGGAGGTAAACCTTTACTATGCCAAAGAGAAGAAGTATCCGGAATCGCTCCAGACGATCAATCGCGGAACCGCTGATAAACCAAATGCCCTTGTCTGTGATCAGGAGACGTACACCTATGATCCGAAGACCGGCGAACTTACGAAGTGA
- a CDS encoding DUF2759 domain-containing protein: MHLDQPIGWLFFFVALVGVWAVVRSLKKRQMFPLVFAGLTVVLFGWFGIATLIYGGIPS; encoded by the coding sequence ATGCATTTGGATCAACCAATCGGTTGGCTTTTCTTCTTCGTCGCACTCGTCGGCGTTTGGGCCGTCGTTCGTTCACTTAAGAAACGCCAAATGTTTCCACTCGTATTCGCAGGCCTAACTGTCGTCTTATTCGGCTGGTTCGGGATTGCGACATTGATTTACGGCGGTATTCCATCGTAA
- a CDS encoding type II secretion system F family protein: MLKRFERHPFSKVVGEMARRLENGESFSASLEPLALTNALKRLLFVGEKTERPLLVLRQIVKLLDLETEMRSKFWKMIRYPLVLATSLFLLFFFYALYVFPSLLEMSDPKTLPSFLQLLLHPAAKYVLASIPVLLLIFSYLFFRLFPLTRILRLKPLQRLIRLYYSYLFTIEVGSFIDAGFSLEETFRHLEQGQANKKGHLYARLHAKQQAGEPLAEALGEDEIIEAETIGIVHLARESGDLGPLLLEQATLLHEAMEEELEKKLLWIEPILYGGLTIMTGTLFLILYYPIQLAIQQLPF; encoded by the coding sequence ATTCTGAAACGATTTGAGCGTCACCCGTTTTCTAAGGTGGTCGGGGAAATGGCGCGTCGCCTTGAAAATGGCGAATCCTTTTCAGCATCGCTTGAACCACTTGCTTTAACGAATGCATTAAAACGACTCCTGTTTGTCGGAGAGAAGACGGAAAGACCCTTACTCGTTCTGCGTCAAATCGTGAAACTACTTGATCTTGAAACAGAAATGCGGTCGAAATTTTGGAAGATGATCCGCTATCCCCTTGTTTTAGCGACTAGTCTATTCCTCCTGTTCTTCTTTTACGCCCTCTACGTATTCCCGTCTCTTCTCGAGATGTCGGATCCAAAAACCCTCCCATCTTTTCTTCAACTCCTTCTTCATCCCGCAGCGAAATATGTTCTCGCAAGTATTCCTGTCCTTTTGTTAATCTTTAGCTACCTCTTTTTCCGTCTCTTCCCGTTGACACGTATTTTACGACTCAAACCACTACAGCGCTTGATTCGTCTGTATTACAGCTATTTATTTACAATCGAAGTGGGCTCATTCATTGATGCTGGTTTCTCACTCGAAGAAACATTTCGTCACCTCGAGCAAGGACAAGCGAATAAAAAAGGTCATCTGTATGCGCGTTTGCATGCTAAACAGCAAGCAGGAGAGCCACTTGCAGAAGCGCTTGGTGAAGATGAAATCATCGAAGCTGAGACGATTGGGATCGTCCATTTGGCGCGAGAAAGTGGTGATCTTGGTCCATTGTTACTTGAACAAGCGACACTCTTACATGAAGCAATGGAAGAAGAACTGGAGAAGAAATTGCTGTGGATTGAGCCGATTTTATACGGCGGATTAACGATCATGACCGGAACGTTGTTTCTCATCTTGTATTATCCGATTCAGCTAGCGATTCAGCAGCTTCCATTTTAG
- a CDS encoding ATPase, T2SS/T4P/T4SS family, translating to MKEWTTDLMERFEMLGATDVHFVPNEACVRIVCRTNDGLCEQEDVELTLYRTLVSHVRYEANLKEQNERIPQSGLYPHGKKGMRVSLLPSRQGDAMSWRFYRSTVSRELALRTLHDQLDFDWLADQRHGCIIISGSTGAGKTTMLYSLMHAMDEKRIISIEDPVECTVPNVLQLELNEKAGFTATRCFEEILRADPDWIAFGEIRTREAARLTINAALSGHVVLFTLHAGSIDEARLRLRSLGVEESELAVCQRIIHLERKGEDVRCTVRNLQAAIKVGS from the coding sequence GTGAAGGAATGGACGACAGATCTCATGGAACGATTCGAAATGCTTGGTGCAACAGATGTTCATTTCGTACCGAACGAAGCGTGCGTCCGGATTGTTTGTCGAACGAACGACGGACTATGTGAACAAGAAGATGTCGAACTCACACTTTACCGAACGCTCGTCAGTCATGTTCGGTATGAAGCGAACTTAAAAGAACAAAATGAACGGATTCCGCAAAGTGGTTTGTATCCGCATGGGAAAAAGGGAATGCGCGTCTCTTTGTTGCCGAGTCGACAGGGAGATGCGATGTCGTGGCGTTTTTATCGATCGACGGTTTCGCGAGAGTTGGCATTACGGACGCTACATGACCAGCTCGACTTCGACTGGTTAGCAGACCAGCGACATGGCTGTATCATCATCTCGGGATCAACAGGAGCGGGGAAAACGACGATGTTATACTCCTTGATGCATGCAATGGATGAAAAACGAATCATCTCGATTGAAGATCCGGTGGAATGTACGGTACCGAACGTCTTACAACTGGAACTAAATGAAAAGGCTGGATTTACTGCTACGCGATGTTTTGAAGAGATATTACGGGCGGACCCGGACTGGATTGCTTTTGGTGAAATACGGACGAGGGAGGCAGCGCGTTTGACGATCAATGCCGCACTCAGTGGGCACGTCGTGTTGTTTACGTTACACGCCGGAAGTATTGACGAGGCACGATTGCGATTACGTAGCTTAGGTGTCGAAGAGTCAGAACTGGCTGTCTGTCAACGGATCATTCATCTCGAGCGAAAAGGAGAGGATGTACGCTGTACCGTCAGAAACTTACAAGCCGCGATCAAAGTCGGTTCTTAA